A region from the Candidatus Electrothrix scaldis genome encodes:
- a CDS encoding toxic anion resistance protein, whose translation MAVNTTLALPTASDLKNELALADPQALTVTAGEDQELEQTAEKFVAAVLAFDPNDPAQQNAREANIAAVETLGGKTQKEAAHRSAMLKQPIRSLASKSEDGGEVARSLVELNIQVEELDPGKFDFEAGWFARLLGWIPGIGTPLKRYFIKFEQSDTVIDAIVRSLKDGQAQLSRDNITLIQDQKAMRGFTFRLEKTIKLGMQIDQRLEYALEREVEPGSPKASFIQEELLFPLRQRIQDLQQQLAVNQQGVLAIELLVRNNKELIKGVDRAINVTVNMLSVAVTVALALANQKIVLEKIDAINKTTNRLIEENAARLKTQGAAIQKQAASTQLSMESLERAFADIHTALEDIATFRKEALPMMAENILGMERMTAEAEAQIQKQEQGNQAAPTIELDFTGPA comes from the coding sequence ATGGCTGTGAATACAACACTCGCCCTGCCCACTGCTTCAGATTTGAAGAACGAGCTGGCCCTTGCTGATCCTCAGGCCCTCACCGTCACTGCCGGAGAGGATCAGGAACTTGAGCAAACAGCAGAAAAATTTGTTGCTGCGGTCCTGGCCTTTGATCCCAACGATCCTGCCCAGCAGAACGCCCGTGAGGCCAATATTGCCGCAGTGGAAACCCTGGGTGGCAAGACCCAGAAGGAGGCAGCGCATCGCAGTGCCATGCTCAAACAGCCGATTCGTTCCTTGGCTTCCAAAAGCGAGGACGGTGGCGAGGTTGCCCGTTCGCTGGTTGAGCTCAACATCCAGGTTGAGGAACTGGACCCTGGGAAATTCGATTTTGAGGCTGGTTGGTTTGCGCGTCTCTTAGGCTGGATTCCCGGCATCGGCACCCCGCTGAAAAGGTATTTTATCAAGTTTGAGCAGTCGGACACGGTGATTGACGCCATTGTTCGTTCCCTGAAAGACGGTCAGGCGCAACTCAGTCGCGATAATATCACCCTGATCCAGGATCAGAAGGCCATGCGTGGCTTTACCTTTCGCCTGGAGAAAACCATCAAACTGGGTATGCAGATTGATCAGCGGCTGGAGTACGCCCTGGAGCGCGAAGTCGAGCCGGGGAGTCCCAAGGCATCCTTTATCCAGGAGGAGTTACTCTTTCCCCTGCGCCAGAGGATTCAGGATCTGCAACAGCAGCTTGCTGTGAACCAGCAGGGGGTGCTGGCTATTGAGCTACTGGTTCGCAATAATAAGGAGCTGATCAAGGGCGTTGACCGGGCGATCAACGTGACCGTTAATATGCTCAGTGTAGCTGTCACCGTTGCCTTGGCCCTGGCGAACCAAAAGATTGTGCTGGAAAAGATTGATGCCATCAACAAGACCACCAACAGGCTGATTGAGGAAAACGCTGCCCGCCTGAAAACTCAGGGTGCCGCGATCCAGAAGCAGGCAGCCAGCACCCAGCTGAGCATGGAATCCCTGGAAAGGGCCTTTGCTGATATCCATACCGCGCTGGAAGATATTGCCACCTTCCGTAAGGAAGCCCTGCCCATGATGGCGGAAAACATCTTGGGTATGGAACGCATGACCGCTGAGGCAGAAGCTCAAATCCAGAAGCAGGAGCAGGGAAATCAGGCTGCACCGACCATTGAGCTCGATTTTACCGGGCCTGCGTGA